CCATTAGCAACAAAAGCCAGGCCCAGTTCGTCATCGCCACGGTTCCATGAGCCGCCTTTCAGCACACCGCCGAAACTTAATGATCGGTCGATCTCAGTAAAATACCAGGTTTGGGTTTTCCCATCGTTATAGCTTACTTTGGCAAATACGCCAAAATCTTTGGTTAAATATTGGTCGGCGCTGATGCCAAAACCATATTTATGCCTGCCGTAGGCCTGCGTGGTATCTACAACAGGTGCCGTGGGACTAAGCGCAAGGGCCTGCCTATAATTGCCCATTTTGCCGTTATTGCGGAAGCCAAGGATGCGTACGGCGCCTTTTTGCCCGTTAAGGGTGTAGCGTTTTTCATACTCAATGGTTTGGGTATTGGCTTTACCAATTTTCTGATCCCAAATAGCTCCGTTTGCCGTAGTTGTCGACATGGTGAAGGCGAAGCGCAGTGTCCAGTTAGGCTGGCCCAGCTCGGTATGGATACCCATTACGTAGCCACGGGTATTGGCGGGATAATCCCATGCTCCGTTATCCATCAAACTCCAGTTCATAAACTGTGTACGCGGGTCATGACTAAATTCGTTGCCATCATAAAAATCGGCCATGCCAAATTTGCCCACGGTAACCGAAAAATACCGTTTGCTTTTGAGGCCCGCCAGTTGGTTGGCATCATCGCTGATGGTATCTTTTTCTTTTCCCCATTCAAAGTTTTGGGTAAAATATAAGCGGGCTATATAAATTTTAGGCTCGGCACCGCCAACGCGAAAAGTTTCGCCGTTTGGAAAGCCGGCCGCTCCCAAAGTTTTACTCAGACCAGATCCGCCAGAAAGTTCGGGATTGAAATAGGCCTCGGCCCCTTTCCATAATCTTGCACCGCCAAAAAGCGTGGTGGTTATAGAGCTTTGCGTTTCCTTTTCGGTAAGCAAACTGTTATCGCCGGTATAATCGGCATGGAACGATGGCTTATGCTGCGTAATAACCGTTTGTTGGAAATGGAAGTTAAAGCGCTGCTGTTTTACGGTATCCTGCCCAAAGGCAAATGCAGCCGTAAATAATGAAAATATACTAAGTAAAATTTTTTTCATAAACTTAATTTGGCGTAAAAGTAAGCTTTCAACTTTACTTCAAATCGCATTCATCAAAAAACTGTGTTAAATAAGCTTCCATAAATGCATGCCTTTGCGCGGCCAGTTTTTTGCCGGTTTCGGTGTTCATTTTATCTTTAAGCAATAAAAGCTTTTCGTAAAAATGGTTTATGGTGGGGGCCGAGGTGTTTTTATATTCCTCTTTGGTCATGTTAAGGTTTGGCTTAATTTCTGGGTTATAAAGCTCGCGGCCTTT
The sequence above is a segment of the Mucilaginibacter celer genome. Coding sequences within it:
- a CDS encoding carbohydrate porin: MKKILLSIFSLFTAAFAFGQDTVKQQRFNFHFQQTVITQHKPSFHADYTGDNSLLTEKETQSSITTTLFGGARLWKGAEAYFNPELSGGSGLSKTLGAAGFPNGETFRVGGAEPKIYIARLYFTQNFEWGKEKDTISDDANQLAGLKSKRYFSVTVGKFGMADFYDGNEFSHDPRTQFMNWSLMDNGAWDYPANTRGYVMGIHTELGQPNWTLRFAFTMSTTTANGAIWDQKIGKANTQTIEYEKRYTLNGQKGAVRILGFRNNGKMGNYRQALALSPTAPVVDTTQAYGRHKYGFGISADQYLTKDFGVFAKVSYNDGKTQTWYFTEIDRSLSFGGVLKGGSWNRGDDELGLAFVANGISSAHRDYLAAGGYGFIIGDGKLNYGTEFIAELDYKINAYQKKFWLTPGYQFLLNPAYNKDRGPVNVLSLRAHIEF